Part of the Triticum urartu cultivar G1812 chromosome 2, Tu2.1, whole genome shotgun sequence genome, tgggcccaaggttaaaatcttcgcggcgccatacctcttgactcaaacataggtggcttcggccaccgccctctcttgaagAGAGGTTTCTTGGCCTCTTGCTGATGTGTTCTTTTGCTTTTTGTTGCgggttttctgtttttttagctaagccatgtagtctagttgccgcggtgtgctgggcggtactgccgctgctggcgagcggtactaccgctgataagcggtactactgctggtGATGGACGGTACTACCGtgtaagcggtactaccgccacacAAGTGCGGAACTACCGCCTatgagcagtactaccgctccccagcgcggtactaccgctgcggggcGGGGCCAAAGGTTTTTTTTATCGGGGCaaggggaggtttcttctcccccatacccattcgctcACCCCCTCGTGCCTCTCTCTCTCCAGCACCGTTCCGCCGCGGAAGGGCTCCGGTGGATCTCCTCCTCCGGGGCGTTCCTCTCCATTTCCTTCGGTGGAGTCAATCCCCACctcgtcctcttgccatggatgccggtattgcccacGTTCCTTCTCTCTTTTGGTCTTGCTTTTAGATCTTGtgcttaggggcaatggtggttgcatctctagatttttggctaaatctaggcttgagttggttggagaaaGCAACTAGATCATCTAGATTGATGTTTGataggaatatttttgaatttggtaggccggtagtgccggatctgtcCACGGTAGTAGGAAACCACTGTTTCACCGCCTCGCGCTTTGAAACTGCTGTGTATCCGCCTCAAGccgtactaccgctccctttggagcggtactaccgcttggcctagggcggtactaccgctccctttggggcggtactaccgtttAGGGCGGTATTACCGtttagggcggtactaccgcgggctGATCACGGTACTACCACTGCATGCCATTTTCCATCATTTTCCTACCTTCCCTTGAtctttttgttgtgtttgttggcttatgctcgtttcGTCTGGTTGTTTTGCCTCCTtttgtgtttggctccaggtgatgacaTTTCCGAGCAACAAGGTCGCCGCATCAACCCCGGGCATGCCACCTCCAAGCGCTACCGGACCTCAGAGCCtgccggtggttcctcgagcacccaaccgcctccagcaagtgctTCTGCAactgttcctccacctcctcagcaatcgaagcgagccgccaacaagccaaaagggaaggctgtgactgagatgaccagcaaggagttttgggagaagcgtcgccgcaacccctatacggtggaccaagaacccactttggtcaaccgtccgttctggaaccgttttcagtttgccatctactttgatgtgatcaaggccaagaagaatctctatgttgatgttcgctccattgacaccgatgctatggagaaggatcCAGAGTACTTTGGAGAAGCctttcagatgtgcactcagctgaacattctcaggatcatgcagttcaacaaggatttcgatgcggatttgttggctcaattctttgccaccgtccatcttggaACAGATAGcgacaggactctgacttggatgaccaatggcaagcggctttctgtcaagtggggggcgttcatggagttacttgatgtggtggataacgggcttgagactcctgtcggtttccgTCCTCACCGCCATGTTACttccacccacaagcaagccctttggccctactgcactgtgaaggttcaccctgtcactgagaagaagacctacgagctgtgtccgtatctggacattcttcatcgcatattccgtgagactctcttccctcgcattGGGAATCTGGATCAGGTTCACTcctacctcgtggacatgctcctttttctgtcagcatgagaaggaagcaaacatTGGAGAAAGcctggatatctctcatgtcatgtggtctgaacttgtatatgccgtgtctgagcgcaagtgtcctatctatggtcccttcatcatgaggctcattgagagggcctgggcacagacttatcccagagtgCTGCTAGAAACTGGAGAGTTGGTGTCACATGAGATCAAGCgcctgaggaagaaggacaactggtcagcgcctcacacagggggtccttctgctactgctgccacggggggcccgtctgctgctgctgctgccatgggaaCTGAGGGTGAGGCTGCTCCTGATGCCCACGATGAGGACGTTAGCCACTCCAGTGCAGAACCATCCTGGGCCCAGAAGctcaagcgcaagatgaagaagctcttctgcatggagtcccatggtcagtacatgactcatgtggcggagaagaaTGCCAGGACGCGCCACAAGGAGATCATGCGTCAGTTGGGAGCCACAGTTGTCAGTGGGTCTGAGggacagatcactgaagaggaggactggATTCATCAAAACTGTCACTGGACCGACTCCGATGACGAGCACTTTTCAacccacgatgaagatgcagagatgtgatgttcAGGACCTTCCTCgcccatcacctggagtcgtagtgTCCTTCTctgccctttttggtgtctcgatgccaaagggggagagagtttagggatttgtgttTGCGAGTGTGTCTTTGTGTCGTTCGTTTGCTTTCTTGTTGTTGGTTTTGTTTGGTTTTGTGCTTGTGAGACCTAAGTTCCAgacatatggtgtaagacatattcTACCTTTGTTATCTTATCTATGTGTTATGCACCTCGGTATCTTATAGCTTGCATGCTTATCCTATCATATATGTTgttttcatatatcttgcttagGTTGTTGGTCTCTAAAATATAGGGGGAGCcgtgatcctagtatgtgtgccgtgcagtccaaagcacttaTCGAGTGTGCACAACATCTAGGGGGAGCCTGTCTATTTTTTTTAGAGGCATGGGTTCTCTTGCATTCTATGTCATTACTCTTTTCtatgcaaatcccgtattgtcatcaatccaccaaaaagggggagattgtaagggcatatttatccctacggtgttttggtgattgatgacaatgcatttgcggactaatcgggTGCTTTGAGTTCTTTCAGATATTCATCTTTCGGCACGAAACGATTATTTCCCTTCGGCGCTctactcaagacggtgtagcttctttcgtgactttgttggtggactaagtttcgtagtagtcaccgtactatcaagaggggatctgcttcggtatggtttgggtggaatcaacacgtacacgttCTTCTCACACCCACCGTTTCTTTCCGTCTCTCTGGAGCTTCTCTTTTCTTCCCTTTTTGTGTCTTTTCCtggacccagcggtagtaccgcgggccacagcggtagtaccgctgaggctcactaagcggcagtaccgctcctcggagcggtagtaccgctttatggcctcagctgcagtaccgctgcggctccgtgttcctaccgcctcgactcgagtgcgCACTTTTCTCGTGTTCGGGTTTTAACGGCACTAGCTGCAGTATAGCGTAGTACGCTGAGTCagtaagcggtagtaccgctcctcgaGCGGTAGTACGCTTGATGGCCTCAGCCGCAGTACCGCTGTGGCTCCGttgctcctaccgcctcgactcgagtggcgcattttctcgtgtcgggttttacgGTACTAGCTGCAGTAGTAGTGGCGGTAGTGCTGCTTgcgagcggtagtaccgtcctgcctccgcggtagtaccgctctgggtcccagccccagccccttctcttctagcgcggcagtaccgctgaggggagctggtagtaccgcttatgagcggtagtaccgccctgtccccgcggtagtaccgctctctgcGGGGCTGAGTGGGGGGTAACGGTTTGGATTGTCcccccccactataaaagggtgtcttcttcccccctttgacctacctcttccaccattaaaaagctccattattgctccaagctccattttcgtccgatctcactccctagccaaccaaacttgttgatttgctcaggagtggttgagaaggccccgatctacacttccaccgagagatttttgattcccccactcatccttagtggatcttgttactcttgggtgtttgagcaccctagacggttgaggtcacctcggaggcatattccattgtggtgaagcttcgtggtcttgttgggagcctccgattaagttgtggagtttgccccaaccttgtttgtaaaggttcggtcgccgccttcaagggtaccaatagtggaatcacggcatctcgcattgtgtgagggcgtgaggagaatacggtggccctagtggcttcttggggagcattgtgcctccacaccgctccaacggagacgtacttcccttcaaaaggaaggaacttcggtaacacatcctcgtcttcaccggatccactcttggttatctcttatcttcacttgtgcaagctctttagtgtttgttcccttgcttgcttgtgtgcttgttgttgttgcatcatataggttgttcacctagctgcacatctagacaacctactttgatgcaaaatttaatttggtaaagaaaagttaaaaattggtagttgcctattcacccccctctagtcaaccatatcgatcctttcaatgtctatggttaggaaacataaccatctttgatcaacgagctagtcaagtagaggcatactagtgacactctgtttgtctatgtattcacacatgtattatgtttccggttaatacaattctagcatgaataacaaacatttatcatgatataagaaaataaataataactttattattgcctctagggcatatttccttcatggacCTCATTAGATCCAGTGCCCCGAGTCTTGAGAGATTCTTCGACGGTCATGGCGCTTGTGGCTTGGATGATAGGAAGCATCGCAACGACATCGTTTTCAATGGTGCGTCTCCTCCAGTTAGTGTGGTCCTCAGGCAGGTGGTTGTGGAAGGACAAATACATGGAGGGCTGCAAGACTACTGCGTGTGGATGGGCTCTTGCCTCCTAGGGTAGATGGGTTGTCAGCTAGCAAGTAGTCAACATGTGGTGTCATTGCCCAAGGGTTGTGGTCGTCATGTAAAACACTTCTTGGGCCACCTTGCCATTGCTTATCTATGATCATGGTCATGGAGCATGATCAAATTATATCTTTGCTACCAAGGGTGAACCGGATTGGATAGTTTTCTAACCAAATATGAAATTAGACAAAATGAAATGAGATTTCATAGTTCACCCGGATACGGTATCGGATACCGGTACCTGTACCGTGTACATAATAGGATATAGTAACGACGATATCCAGTGGATACCGGGATATTCGTTACTGCGATTGGACATCCGATCAAATAAATTATCCCATTTTCATGAAACATTCCCATGCAGCCCAGCCCAAAAACATCTCAACCCAGACCTAACCTAAATATACGCAACGCAATTCTTTCGCACACCCACACCCACACATAGAACTGTTTGACCGCACTCGCTGACCAACGCTCCCCTTCGTCGGCCACTGCCACTGCACGAGCTCGACGGTGCATGCCTGCCACCTATCCACTTGCCTGCTACCGCCACCAAACTCTCCTCTCATGTACTGCCACCACCTTGTCGTCACCGCATGATGTCGCCGTTGCCGCTAATCTCCCTTCACCATTATCAAGTCCATAAGGACATCTACAACGCTGGGCATCAAAGGAGGGCACCAGGACAAGTGTCATGGTTAAAGGGCAGTTAGGCCCTCCAATCCTGGCGTCACTTATGACATCAATGCAAGAAAAGGAATCAGGCGCTTGGGAATTTTTCTACCTCACAAGATGCAGCGCTGAATGCAAACCGCCGATGTTAGTTATAACAGTCTAGCTTTGAAACATGGAGCGCTTACATGGCTTTTAATTACATCATATTTATTTTATTCCCCTAAGTGCCTTTACATGTGTCTTGCGTTGAAGATGACTTAAACGTTGCAACTTTGGGACGCGATTCATGCtcattttatttagttttatAGTTTGATTAAATCATCTATATACATGTTGTCCCAATTCAGTCTCTATTTGATGTGTAGTACACTTGTGCTCCAATTTCTGTTAATGCTTTAATGAATTTTACATTCTTAGTTTTTCTTGCAATGCTAATGCCTATAAGTCAGCTAGGCTTACACCTCTCAAAATATCAATGTATTATTTGGTGGTCTGCCTCTTGTGCTCGCTAATGAAGTTTGGAGTGAATGACTGCCCTAGCCACCATAGTCGTGAGGGGGAAAGAGAACCCTAACTTGGAGGACCAACTGCACCCGAAGGATCTacctactaaaaattattattcGTGCTTCTGTTAAGACAGGTTCTTTTTCTTGTATTGTCTGAATTTTGTTGTTCGCTTTCGGTCCACGTCCGCTTCATTACCATACCATATTTGTTTCTGTTATATTTGGTTGTATCATGTATTCGTTTCAGCATCCGCATTGCCTCCATACCGATTTTGATTTCGAAAAAAAGTGGAATATGATATGGCATGACCATCATCATTCCAAATTTGGTCGAGTTTCATCCCTGGTTGCGGAGGACGAGACTTGTCTGCTCCCCCGGCGTGTGCCCATCCGTGCTCCCGCGTACgtggcttgatttgattggaacaaaataagGCCCGACCCTACTCCCTTAAAATCAGAGAaagatgattagattagaaagaaaaaaggaaaacgGCAACCGTAGGATGAAGTGGGAGTACGAATGGGAGCATggggagggagcaggcaagccggatccgGTTGCGGAGGCTTGGTGAACAATCTTCAAATCATTCCAAATTATAAAGAGAGTCGATTGGTGACAAGGTGGGCCCAAGTTATTGACAGCTCCAAATCATTTGATCTGTTATATTTTCCTTCCTAATAATATTCCCATGCCGAGTAGGAGTAATAACAAGGTGGCCCACTCACCCTCTTCCACCCTTCTCACCCATCGTCTCGGAAGAATCTTGAACTCGTTCGCTCACTCCTCGTCTtcccccaccccaccgcccatcTCCGCTCCAAAGGCGAGATCCCACCATCCCATTCCAAAAATCGTCCACAAAACCCAGCCCCAAACCCATCGACCGATTCAAAAGCTCCACGAATCCCACCAAATCCACCCCGAATTCGCCACCGGATGCCTCCAATTGTAACCCAAATCCCACATCCCACCAGTTCAAATCTGAACTAGCAGCCATCCCCATCCCCACTCTTGCATTCCCCAGATTCCCCACGCGAACCCGCCGCAATGGCGACCGCGGTCTCCAAATCAGTCACCAAATCGCATCCCAGGTCGCCCACCACCGCGCAGCCGCCAAAccctgcctccgccgccgcggccgctGGCGCGGCGCCGTCCAAAAGCGCTGCCATGGCGGAGCTCAAGTCGCGCGTGCTCTCCGCGCTCGCCAAGCTCTCTGACCGCGACACGCACCACATCGCCGTCGAGGAACTCGACCGCTTCATCCGGTCGCCGCCGTCCCCGGACGCCGTGCCCATGCTCCTCCACGCGCTGGCGTCCGACACCCAGGGGCTCGCCTCGCCAGCGCGGCGCGAGTCGATACGTCTTCTTGCCACGCTCTGCGCGGCTCACCCCGACGCCGCGGCGCCGCACCTGCAGAAGGTGATGGCGCATCTCTCGCGACGGCTCAAGGACACGGCCTCCGACTCGTCCGTGCGGGACGCGTGCCGCGACGCCGCGGGGCAGCTAGCGGCGGTGTACCTCCGGCCGCTTGCTGCTTCAGCAGCTGGTGAGGCGGGAAATGGGACCGTCGCACTGTTCGTGAAGCCGCTCTTCGAGGTCATGGGAGAGCAGAGCAAGACTGTGCAGAGCGGGGCCGCGGCCTGCTTGGCAAAAACAGTGGAGGGGGCAGGCCCTGGACCTGGTGTCTTGGGTATGTTTGGCAAGCTTGGTTCCAGGGTTTTCAAGTTGGTCGGCGGACAGGGTGTGCAGGCCAAGGGGTCACTGCTCAATGTCATCGGAAGCTTGGCTCAGGTATAGGCTGGTTCCCTAATTTCTGTCTTGCTTGCTATATATGCTTGATGAATTAAGTCATTGACATAAAAAATTCCAGGCAATGAGAATTCATGTTAGACTGCTAGTAGTTGTTATTTTTGTTACAGATGGCTGCCTGTCTGTATTGGCTAATCCCGTAATCCTAAAGTCATCCAGACCACCCACATTGGTTTTATGCCTGAAGATGGGAATGTCTTCCTTAGTTATGATCATATTAGTCAGTTTCGGATGTGGCCTGTATATCTCATTGTCAGCTGTTAGGATGGAAATACTAGTGTTTTCTTTTTTCTGCTGTAAAGTATTTGTGAATTACTGTCAAGAGAGTGGACTACTATTTTGGAATGGTGAAGTATCGATATCATAGTGTTTGGCTCCATGAAGGCATGAACAATCTAAAGTATTATGCAGTTAGGATTAAAGCTCCAAATAGAATCTTAGCTGAATTTCTAGTTGCTTGTGGCAACTCTTCATTCTTGCCATTTTAGCTAGGATTACAATACATTCTTCTTTTACCTGCTCATAGGCGTATGGCGTATATTTTTTCCTGATATGTTGGATGACTCAGTGTGTTCATTCATGTACTAGTCGAGAGTCGAGACTAATAGAGTAGAAGACTGTTTTTTTGGACCTATTCTATTGTTCATTGGCTATTTGAGCTAATGAATTTATTCTGTTAGTATTGTTGTGTGCACTTGGGAGTGTAAGACGAATAGTTAAGAGCTTTAGGCCTTTTGGTTGGCGAGGGCTTGGGTTCTGGAGATATAGCTCCTAATATGTTGGATTATGTCATATATGATCTTATGCACCCATGCAAGTGTTCTGCACTCATTTTCTGGTTTCATCCATAAGACTGGAATTCCGAATTCCTTTTGTTGTTATAATTAGGAGCTTCATATGGTCTTATCATGGAAACTTGCTGCTTACACAATTGCTAGTCTTTCTGCATATTTCATAAATCACCGTGGTGATAGAATCATAGAAACTATCAGCATGATTACTGACATCCTTGTTTGAGTATCTGTTGATGATTTATTTCCTGCTTTTCAGGTTGGAGCGATCAGTCCCCAGAATATGCAACAGACACTGCAAAGTATCCGTGACTGTCTTGAGAACAGTGATTGGGCTACCAGGAAAGCAGCTGCTGACACATTGTGTGTCCTGGCTACCTATTCAGGTCACTTGATAGGTGATGGGGCCGCTCCAACCATAGCTGCTCTCGAGGCTTGCCGTTTTGATAAGGTAATAAATAATCCACCTCACTCTATCGAAAATGTAGGATGTGCCACTGTTCCATTTGTTTTCAGATGACCACAAGTCATATCCATAATGAATTGATATGTTGTTCCTGTAAACACAATTCCAGGTAAGGCCTGTCAGAGATAGCGTGATTGATGCTGTGCAGTTGTGGAAGCAATTAACAGGTGAAGATACAAATGGTATCAACCTTTTCTTTCGTTGAACAAGTGCATGGTATTACTAGGGTGTTTACTATTATATCTGTATACTTAATGTTAAACAATTTGTGTGCAGAAGACGGTAAAACTAAGGAACCAACTGGCAGTGAAACGAAGCTGGATTCACCTAGCAATAATGAGAAAGCAAAGGGCAGTAGCATAGCTGAAAAAGCAGCAGTTCTCTTGAAGAAAAGACCTACACTAACTGACAGGGAACTGAACCCTGAATTTTTTCAAAAGCTTGAGACGAGAACCACAGATGACTTGGCTGTTGAGGTGGTAGTTCCCCGCAAGACTCTCCAATCTCATCTACAAAGTGAAGATGATCCAGAGGAAGTAGATGGTGATCCTGTTGGTGCAGCTAATAGCAATGGATCTGCAGATGATGAAGGGAGTCTGACCCAAGTGCGGGCTAGCTCTAGTTTTCAAAGTGTTCGAAATAAATGGGCTGGCCAAAGAGGAAATAGAAACAAAGATACAAAGGCTAGACCATCTGATGTTGAAGATAGGTGTGAAACCAGTGCAAAAGAATCTGCACCAATGACTATACCAGGAGATGGTCCCTTCATAAATAATAAAACAAACTGGTTAGTTATACAGAAGCAGTTATCACAATTGGAGAGACAGCAAACAAGTCTCATGAACATGTTGCAGGTTAGTTTTGTTCTGGTTTATTCCATCCTGATTTTTTTTAGCATAGGAAGTTCTGAATTTTGATTCGTTCTTTTACTTCAAACTGTACAGTCATAAAATATCACACATTTTAAATTTCCAGATTGATGGTCTGAGTATGTAACATTTGAATCTGGTAGGACTAGGGTTCCTACCGGCTCTACTGCGTAGGTTGTAGGGGCAAGGAGGAAGTGGGCGCGGCGAGGAGCGGGTGCGCCGGCGGCAGGGCGCCGtcgcggctagggttgagggcggcggcggctaggctgcggcggctagggtttccggCTCCTCTAGGAGCCGGGCAACAAAAGATAATAATAATCTTTATTGCTTCCTCCAAAAGAGTCTTACAATCTATATTTATATCCTAGATAACTTGTAGAAGAATCAATCCTGAGATAACTTGCCTAATCTGAATAAAACTAAGATAACTTGCGGGCCTAAGCCTGCCTGTTGGGCCTGCGGCGGCCATAGACCTGGCCGGTCATAACATCTCTCCCCGCCTGCGcaaacagctcgtcctcgagctgaaAGTCTGGATAGTGTTGACGGAAATCCTCACGCTGCTCCCAAGTCGCCTCCTCCTCCGGAAGGCCCACCCACTGAATTAGGATGAACCAGACGCCACGACGGAGCTGAGCCTGCAACACCTTTGCTGGCTCTGGAAGAATGCGACCATCGGCGGTTGGAGGAAGCGTCGGAGGAGCCGCCGGTGGCTCGCCACGGAAAGGTTTGAGCAGCCccacatggaacacgtcgtggatGCGGGTGCGGGCTGGAAGCTGAAGACGATAGGCCACCTTCCCAATGCGCTCCACGACAGGGAAGGGCCCGGCGTAGCGAGGGCCAAGCTTGCGCTTTGCGCGCGGGTCCAGTGACTGCGTAGAGCGGTGGAGAAGACGCAGCCACACCCAGTCACCCACTGCGAACTCCGCCTCGCGATGATAATCGTCGTAGTAGTGCTTGGCCGTCTGCTGGGCCTGAAGGAGACGCTGACGGACCTCAGCCAGCATCTCATCACGGGTGCGGATAAGGTCACCCGCTACTGCTGTCCGAGCCGTCTCTGGGTTGACCGGAAGTATAGGCGGGGGTGGTCGACCATAGACCACCTCAAATGGCGTCGCGCGCAGGGCGGAGTGATAAGAAGTGTTGTAGCAGTACTCTGCCCAAGATAGCCAGTCCACCCAAGCGCGAGGTCGATCACCTGTCACACAACGCAAATACATGGCAATGACCTTGTTAACCACCTCAGACTGACCGTCCGTCTGAGGATGGAACGCCGTACTCAGGCGGAGCTGGACACCCGCCATCCTGAAGAGGTCGCGCCAGACATGGCCCGTGAAGACTGGGTCCCGATCACTGACGATCGACGTCGGGAACCCGTGTAGACGGACTATGCCGTCGAAGAAAGCCCGGGCCACGGATGCCGCTGTGTACGGATGGCCCAACGCGATGAAGTGGGCGTACTTAGAGAAGCGATCGACCACCGTGAGGATGACTGACTTGCCCCCTACCTTGGGAAGGCCCTCGATGAAGTCCAAGGAGATATCCACCCAAACCTGAGATGGCACCTCCAAGGGCTGAAGGAGCCCCGCCGGTCTCAGGGTCTCTGTCTTGTTGCGCTGGCAAGTCTGACAAGACCGAACCCAGTCGCGGACCAGGGCACGATCGCCAGGGATGTAGAAGTCGGCGCGAAGACGATGGAGGGTTTTCTGCACACCCTCATGGGCCGCCGAGTGAGCGAGCTGCAACACCTGG contains:
- the LOC125536838 gene encoding TORTIFOLIA1-like protein 1 isoform X3, producing MATAVSKSVTKSHPRSPTTAQPPNPASAAAAAGAAPSKSAAMAELKSRVLSALAKLSDRDTHHIAVEELDRFIRSPPSPDAVPMLLHALASDTQGLASPARRESIRLLATLCAAHPDAAAPHLQKVMAHLSRRLKDTASDSSVRDACRDAAGQLAAVYLRPLAASAAGEAGNGTVALFVKPLFEVMGEQSKTVQSGAAACLAKTVEGAGPGPGVLGMFGKLGSRVFKLVGGQGVQAKGSLLNVIGSLAQVGAISPQNMQQTLQSIRDCLENSDWATRKAAADTLCVLATYSGHLIGDGAAPTIAALEACRFDKVRPVRDSVIDAVQLWKQLTEDGKTKEPTGSETKLDSPSNNEKAKGSSIAEKAAVLLKKRPTLTDRELNPEFFQKLETRTTDDLAVEVVVPRKTLQSHLQSEDDPEEVDGDPVGAANSNGSADDEGSLTQVRASSSFQSVRNKWAGQRGNRNKDTKARPSDVEDRCETSAKESAPMTIPGDGPFINNKTNWLVIQKQLSQLERQQTSLMNMLQDFMGGSHDSMVTLENRVRGLERVVEEMARDISLSSGRRGGGSTLGFDSSPGRSSAKYNGFHEYSNSKFGRGGDGRIGFADRYFSADGMASGVRSPSWRPDSEQWDSYAYSGSRSGMNSRRGLDSFSSDTRVPRNGNDQAGPRRGWDKGQGPFRFGEGPSARSAWRASKDEATLEAIRVAGEDNGSSRAAARVAIPELDGETLNDDNQGDGRGPLWESWTRAMDAIHVGDMDSAYAEVLSTGDAELLVKLMEQTGPVVDQLSNEVSNEVLHAVGQFLVEESFYDIALSWLQQLTDLVMENGSDYLGIPRDAKNDLLFGLHEATAIELPDDWEGATPVQIMKQLASSWHIDLQQLIN